Proteins encoded in a region of the Populus nigra chromosome 3, ddPopNigr1.1, whole genome shotgun sequence genome:
- the LOC133690219 gene encoding protein IQ-DOMAIN 2-like, with product MGRKGKWFSSVKKALSPDSKEKKDQKSNKSKKKWFGKQQLDSDSTSLENVTMRSPPPQPDEVKLIETTNEENQHTYSVPGVTAAVAEHAPITVQTTTEVFQPTKVNKYAGKSKEEVAAIKIQTAFRGYMARRALRALRGLFRLKSLMERPTIKRQATHTLHCMQTLARVQSQIHTRRIRMSEENQALQRQLLHEHAKEFESLQIGEEWDDSLQSKEQIEANLLNKFEAAVRRERALAYSFSHQQAWKNSSRAVNPMFMSGNPSWGWSWLERWMAAHPWESRSMTEKELNNDHSSLKSASRSITGGDISKSYARYQLNSDKLTPRESERPTKTTNLQFQSTPNKPAASTVARKLKSASPRSGIGGLDDESKSVVSVQSDRSRRHSIAGSFVRDDESLGSSPPLRSYMVPTESARAKSRLQNPLGAEMNGTPEKEKGSLGSAKKRLSYPPSPAKARMYSGPPKLESSLKAENSEAAGEGI from the exons ATGGGGAGGAAAGGAAAATGGTTTTCTAGTGTAAAGAAAGCTCTCAGCCCTGATTCCAAGGAGAAGAAAGACCAG aaatcaaataaatcgaAGAAGAAATGGTTTGGCAAGCAACAACTGGATTCGGATTCCACTTCTTTAGAAAATGTTACAATGcgatctcctcctcctcaacCAGACGAGgtgaaattaattgaaaccACAAATGAAGAGAACCAGCATACTTACTCTGTTCCAGGTGTCACTGCTGCAGTAGCTGAGCATGCTCCGATTACTGTTCAAACCACCACTGAGGTTTTTCAACCAACCAAGGTTAATAAATATGCTGGCAAATCAAAGGAAGAAGTGGCGGCAATTAAGATTCAGACAGCATTCCGAGGATACATG GCAAGAAGAGCATTGCGGGCTCTGAGAGGGCTGTTCAGGCTCAAATCTCTGATGGAAAGGCCTACGATAAAAAGACAAGCAACCCATACTCTCCACTGCATGCAGACTCTAGCTCGGGTGCAGTCACAGATACACACAAGGAGGATTAGAATGTCAGAAGAGAACCAGGCCCTGCAGAGACAACTCCTACATGAGCATGCAAAAGAGTTTGAAAGCTTGCAG ATTGGAGAGGAATGGGATGACAGTCTGCAGTCAAAGGAACAGATTGAAGCTAACCTGCTAAACAAGTTTGAGGCAGCTGTGAGAAGGGAAAGAGCACTGGCTTATTCTTTCTCTCATCAG CAAGCCTGGAAGAATTCTTCACGAGCTGTAAACCCAATGTTCATGAGTGGCAATCCATCCTGGGGTTGGAGCTGGTTGGAACGATGGATGGCAGCCCATCCATGGGAGAGCCGGAGCATGACAGAGAAAGAACTTAATAATGACCACTCATCTCTAAAGAGTGCGAGCCGCAGCATTACTGGAGGGGATATAAGCAAATCTTATGCTCGCTACCAGCTCAATTCTGATAAACTAACTCCAAGAGAAAGTGAAAGGCCAACCAAAACCACGAACCTACAGTTCCAATCAACTCCTAACAAGCCAGCTGCTTCTACAGTTGCTAGAAAATTGAAGTCAGCCAGCCCAAGGAGTGGCATTGGGGGCCTAGATGATGAATCTAAAAGTGTGGTCAGTGTTCAGTCAGATCGTAGTAGAAGGCATAGCATTGCAGGTTCATTTGTAAGAGATGATGAGAGCCTTGGAAGCTCTCCACCACTTCGAAGTTACATGGTACCTACAGAATCCGCGAGAGCAAAGTCCAGATTACAAAACCCATTGGGAGCAGAGATGAACGGAACGcctgaaaaggaaaagggatCCTTGGGGTCTGCCAAGAAGCGGCTTTCCTACCCTCCCTCACCAGCCAAAGCAAGGATGTATTCAGGTCCCCCAAAATTGGAAAGCAGCTTAAAAGCAGAAAACAGTGAGGCTGCTGGCGAGGGCATTTAA
- the LOC133689557 gene encoding beta-1,4-xylosyltransferase IRX9-like, which translates to MGSLERSKKKVQLWKKAIVHFGLCFVMGFFTGFAPGGKASIFSSHVVASNKSQPVEMLHQQVSSTPHASNVNRSLIAESPVPTPLSSKESEPAKFLEKEEEPEPKLLPRRLAIIVTPISTEDPYQGVFLRRLANTIRLVQPPLLWIVVEGQSDSDEVSEILRKTGIMYRHLVIKENFTDPEAELDHQRNVALRHIEQHRLSGIVHFAGLSNVYDLGFFDELRQIEVFGTWPVALLSANKNKVTIEGPVCDSSQVIGWHLKKMNNETDKRPPIHISSFGFNSSILWDPERWGRPSSVQQTSQNSIKFVKQAALEDETELKGIPPEDCSKIMLWRLNLPVSKSPSYHLSTTGSTDASRRKI; encoded by the exons ATGGGGTCTTTGGAAAGATCAAAGAAGAAAGTTCAATTATGGAAGAAAGCTATAGTTCATTTTGGTTTATGTTTTGTTATGGGCTTTTTTACAGGTTTCGCTCCAGGGGGCAAGGCTTCAATTTTTTCTAGTCATGTTGTTGCATCAAATAAATCGCAACCTGTTGAAATGTTGCACCAGCAGGTATCAAGTACACCACATGCTAGTAATGTTAACAGAAGTTTGATAGCTGAAAGTCCTGTGCCAACTCCATTAAGCTCCAAGGAATCTGAACCTGCAAAATTcttggaaaaagaagaagaaccagAACCCAAGTTACTACCAAGAAGACTGGCAATTATCGTTACGCCTATTAGTACTGAAGATCCGTACCAAGGGGTGTTTTTGAGGAGGTTAGCTAATACAATCAGGCTGGTTCAGCCACCATTATTGTGGATTGTTGTGGAAGGGCAATCAGATTCAGATGAAGTATCGGAGATACTTAGAAAAACAGGCATCATGTATAGGCATTTGGTCATCAAGGAGAATTTTACAGATCCTGAAGCAGAGCTGGATCATCAAAGGAATGTTGCTTTAAGGCACATTGAGCAACACAGGCTGAGTGGAATTGTTCATTTTGCCGGGCTTTCCAATGTTTATGATCTTGGCTTCTTTGACGAGCTTAGACAAATTGA GGTGTTTGGGACATGGCCAGTGGCTCTACTTTcagcaaacaaaaacaaagtgaCAATTGAAGGACCCGTATGTGATTCCTCGCAGGTTATTGGGTGGCATCTGAAGAAAATGAACAACGAAACGGATAAAAGGCCTCCAATCCATATTTCAAGTTTTGGATTCAACAGTTCGATCCTTTGGGATCCTGAGAGATGGGGTCGCCCTTCATCAGTCCAACAAACCTCACAG AATTCAATCAAATTTGTCAAACAAGCAGCTCTTGAAGATGAAACAGAGTTGAAGGGAATCCCACCAGAGGACTGCTCAAAAATCATGCTTTGGCGTCTTAATCTTCCCGTTTCAAAATCACCAAGCTACCATCTTTCAACCACCGGATCCACGGATGCTAGCCGGAGAAAAATATGA